The sequence ACCGCCAAGTTTGTCTGTGAGAAGCTGCATACCATAACAAATACCTAAAACGGGGATTCCAAGTTCCAGAATTTCCTTATCAATGTCAAAGGCATCTTCAGCATAAACCGAACTTGGTCCTCCTGAAAGCACAATACCGATTGGATTGATGGCACGGACTTCGTCGGCTGTGATCTTATGGGTTCTCAATTCAGAAAAAATACCAAATTCACGAATGCGGCGTGCGATCAGCTGATTGTACTGACTGCCATAGTCAAGTACGATAATTTTTTGAATATCTTTAATATCAGTCATTATCTCCCTTTCTTCTACAGTTTTACTAGACTTACGAGTAAAAGACATAATCACTTTATTTTAGCATAATTTACGAGATTTGACAGTAGGTTTTGTGAAATTCTTCTTAGAGGCTAGAAGATAGTGAAAAAATAAACTTTACAAAATGCCTTTAAATTTGATACCATTAGTACGAAAAAGTATTTTGTGGTTAAGGAGAGACGATGTTACCGGCTTATATTCGCATTCATGATCAGATCAAAAAAGAGATTGATGAAGGTCTTTGGAAAATCGGCGATCGTCTTCCTAGCGAACGCGATTTGGCAGAACGATTTGAAGTTAGCCGAATGACGCTCCGACAGGCTATAACACTCCTTGTTGAAGAAGGAATTTTAGAGCGTCGAGTGGGAAGCGGTACTTACATCGCTAGCAGTCGTGTTCAAGAAAAAATGCGTGGGACAACTAGTTTTACAGAAATTGTCAAATCACAAGGCAAAACACCTTCGACCAAATTAATTTCTTACCGGCGGGTTCATCCAAGCGAACAAGAAATAAAATTTTTAGAGATTAAACCCAAATCTTATATTATCCGAATGGAGCGAGTTCGCTATGCAGATGATATTCCTGTTGTTTTTGAAGTGACGGCTATTCCGGAAAAGATTATTAAGAGTTTCAAAAAGGAAGCTATTACCAAGCATTTCTTTAAAACGTTGACCGATCATGGTTTTGTTATCGGAAAAAGTCAGCAAACAATTTCTGCCAGCAATGCTAATGAAATGACGGCTGATTATTTAGCGATCTCGCGTGGGCATGCAGTACTAACCTTGGCTCAAGTTTCCTATTTTGAAAATGGTATGCCTTTTGAATATGTCCGCAGCCAATATGTCGGTGAGCGTTTTGAGTTTTATTTAGAAAATAAGTAAGTAATGGAAACAAAAGAAAGAATGATCAGCAGTCCTCGTTATCAAAAGGTAGCTATTGGGATTGCTCAGCGAATTGTTGATGGGAAATTTCCTTTAGGACAAAAGATAAAATCACGTTCAACTTTAGCCAGCTATTTTAATGTCTCGCCTGAAACAGCCAGAAAAGCCATTAATGTTTTAGCCGATTTAGATATTGTTTCAATCAGGCAAGGCAGCGGCGTTATTGTTGTCTCAAGAGATAAAGCAATAGAATATTTAGAAAAATTTGAAGCAACAGCAGGCTTAAAAGAAATGAAACAAGATATTCAAAAAAGCCTGTTAAAACAAAAACAAGAGCTTGATGCTATGAATAAAATGATGGATACTTTTTTATCGCAAGCTAGCCTCATTCGTAAAAAGTTTCCTTTTGAACCTTTTGAACTTTTATTGGATCATGATAGTGCTAATCTTAATAAAAGTTTGGCAGATTTAAATTTATGGCATCAGACAGGAGCAACGGTTGTAGCTCTTAAAAGTAAGGGAGAATTACTTTTATCCCCCGGCCCATACGCGACTGTCAGAAAAGGAGATATCCTTTACTTTGTTGGAGATGACCTTGCTTTTTCACGAATGAAAAATCTTTTTGACATCTTATGAAATACTAACTTAATATGATTTAAAACTTTGGGAGAACTGGTCCAAAGTTTCAATTTGTTATGCTTACTATGCATGATTAAGAAGACTGATGGCCTTTACTTTTTAGATAATAATGTATTTAAATGGAACTGTCTGAGAGTAAAAGAAACCCTTGATTTTTGCTTTTTAAGGTTTTCTTTTGTTCTCTTTCTTTTTTGACAAACTGACCACACTATTATATAATGATATGGTCAGTTGGTTTTTGATTATGATTAGAAAAGAGGAATAAAGTTGAATAAACTTGAAATAAAGCATCTCACCAAAATTTTTGGTAAAAAACAAAAAGCAGCGCTTGAGATGATTAAAGAACAAAAAAGTAAAACAGAAATACTTGAAAAAACAGGGGCAACCGTTGGAGTCTATGATGTTAGTTTTGATGTCAAAGAAGGAGAAGTCTTTGTTATTATGGGGCTCTCTGGATCTGGGAAATCAACTCTGGTGCGCCTTTTGAATCGCTTGATTGAACCTTCTTCAGGAGATGTTTATATTAATGGTAAAGACATCGCTAAAATGAATACAGAAGAACTTCGTGAAGTGAGACGTCACACTCTTAACATGGTTTTTCAAAATTTTGGACTTTTTCCCCATAAAACAATCTTGGAAAATACAGAATTCGGTTTAGAATTAAGGGGCGTTCCTAAAGAAGAATGTGTTGAATTAGCTGAACGTGCTCTTGATAATTCTAATCTTTTAGCTTTTAAAGATCAGTATCCTAGTCAGCTGTCCGGAGGAATGCAGCAACGTGTTGGCTTGGCGCGCGCTCTTGCTAATGATCCAGAAATTCTATTGATGGATGAAGCTTTTTCCGCACTTGACCCTTTGATTCGTAAGGAAATGCAAGATGAGTTGTTAGACTTACAAGAAAAAGTGCAAAAAACGATCATTTTCATCACCCATGATTTAAACGAAGCGCTTAGAATTGGTGATCGTATCGCTCTTATGAAAGATGGACATATCATGCAAATAGGTACCGGAGAAGAGATTCTAACGGAACCGGCCAATGATTTCGTTCGCGAATTCGTTGAAGATGTTGATCGTTCTAAAGTTCTAACGGCTCAGAATATTATGATTAAGCCTTTAACAACAGCTGTTGAAACAGATGGCCCCCAAGTTGCTCTCACAAGAATGCACAATGAGGAAGTCAGTATGTTAATGGCAACTAATCGTCGTCGTCAATTGATGGGGTCACTTTCAGCCGAAGCTGCTATTGAGGCTAGACGTAAGGGGCTTTCTTTAAAGGATGCTGTTGATCCTAACGTTCGAACTGTTTCTAAAGATACAGTTATTACAGATATTATGCCCTTAATCTATGATTCTGCTGCACCGATCGCAGTGACAGATGATAATAATCGTCTATTGGGTGTTATCATTAAAGGTCGAGTTATTGAAGCTCTCGCTAATACAAAGGATGATACAGAAGCAGAAGGAGAGGAAGAATAGTTTTGAATTTAATATTACAAGGAAAACTACCTGTTGCTGATTGGATTGAGGATTTGACCAACTGGTTGACACATACCTTTTCTGGTTTGTTTAATCTTATTCAGTCAGTCGGAAACTTTATTATGGATGGGATTACAAATACACTCTTATTTGTTAATCCTTTGCTGTTAATTATTCTAGTGACGCTTGTCGCCTTTTTCTTAGCTAGAAAAAAATGGACCTTACCAACTTTCACCTTGTTGGGCTTACTTTTTATCTATAATCAAGGTCTTTGGGATGATTTAGTCAATACCTTCACCTTAGTATTGGTATCTAGTTTTATTTCTATTGTGATTGGTATTCCCTTAGGGATTTGGATGGCAAAAAACAATACTGTCAAGCAAATTATCAATCCTATTTTGGATTTTATGCAAACCATGCCGGCTTTTGTTTATTTAATTCCTGCCGTCGCCTTCTTTGGTATTGGTATTGTACCCGGTGTTTTTGCATCTGTTATTTTTGCTTTGCCGCCTACTGTTCGTTTTACTAATCTTGCCATTCGTGAAATTCCAACGGAATTGATTGAAGCGGCTGATGCTTTTGGTAGTACTTCGCGCCAAAAATTATTTAAAGTTGAACTGCCTCTTGCTAAAAATACAATTATGGCTGGTATCAATCAAACGATTATGCTGGCGCTCTCAATGGTAGTGACAGGATCTATGATCGGAGCTCCGGGGCTAGGTCGTGGTGTTTTATCTGCTTTGCAACACGCTGATATTGGTTCAGGTTTTGTTAATGGACTTGCCTTGGTGATTTTAGCGATTGTTATTGATCGTTTTAGTCAGACCGCCAATCAAAGAACAAAAGATGCTAATCAAAAAAAGAACAAAACAAATACGATTATTGCTTTGGCTGCACTTGTTCTGTTTGTCTTTGCGGGAATTGCCCGACTCTTTGTTCAAGGGCAATCAGCAGGTGGTGGTCAGACAATTAAATTGTCATATGTGGAATGGGATTCTGAGGTTGCTTCCACAAATGTTTTAGCTCAGGTCTTGAAAGATCAAGGATACAAAGTAGAAATGACTCCCCTTGATAATGCCGTTATGTGGCAGTCAGTGTCTAAAGGTGAAACTGATGCAATGGTCAGTGCTTGGCTACCAAACACTCATGGTGATCAGTATAAAAAATATAAGAATAATATCGTTGATTTAGGACCTAATCTTAAGGGGGTTAAATTAGGTCTAGCTGTACCAACTTATATGAAAAACGTTAATCGTATCGAAGATTTGACTGATCAAGCTGATAAAAAGATTACTGGTATCGAACCTGGTGCAGGTATCATGAAAGCTGCTAACAAAGCATTGAAATCCTACAGCAATTTATCAGATTGGAAATTGGTTTCTGCTTCGACAGGTGCAATGACAACAGCTTTAGATCAAGCATATAAGAATAAAAAAGATATTGTTGTAACTGCTTGGTCTCCACACTGGATGTTTGCTAAATATAAACTGAAATATCTAAAAGATCCGAAAAAAGACTTTGGTAGCGTTGAAAGTATCCATTCTATTACACGAAAAGGTCTGAAGAAAGATATACCAAATGCAAATAAAATTATTGACAAGTTCAATTGGACGCAAAAAGACATGGAAGCAGTTATGCTTGACATCAATAATGGTATGTCTCCAGAAAAAGCAGCTAAAAAATGGATTAAAGAACATCCTAAGAAGGTTGCATCTTGGACAAGTAATAAATAAGAATAAAGAGGTTAGAACACAAGTTCTGCCTCTTATTTAATCAAAAGCTTTTGTGCTTTTATTTTCTTTCCTTACAAGGTGATTTTAAGGCTTAAATATGGTAAAATAGAGCTTATGGAGATCGAAAAACCAATCGAATGAATGCGCTTTTTGAATTTTATGCGGCGCTTTTGACAGATAAGCAAATGAATTATATTGAGCTATATTATGCAGATGATTATAGCTTAGCTGAAATTGCTGAAGAATTTGACGTTAGTCGCCAAGCTGTTTATGATAATATCAAGCGAACTGAAAAAATTTTAGAAGACTATGAAATGAAACTTCATATGTATTCTGATTACGTCGTCCGCAGTGAAATTTTTGATGCTATAGTGAAAAAATATCCTAATGATCCTTATCTGCAGGACAAGATTTCCATATTGACGACTATTGATAATAGAGACTAAAAGAGTGACATGTTTTCTTGACGTCGTAAGAAGGAGTTAGAACATACTGATTTATCACCCGTCTTTAGTTAGCAAACCCTTTATTAAGATTTAATAGGAGAAGAAATATTATGGCTTTTGAAAGTTTAACCGAACGTTTACAAGGTGTCTTTAAAAATTTACGCGGCAAACGCAAACTCTCTGAAAAAGATGTACAGGAAGTCACCAAAGAAATCCGCCTCGCTTTATTAGAAGCTGATGTCGCCTTACCTGTCGTTAAAGAATTTATTAAGCGTGTTCGTGAACGCGCTATTGGACATGAGGTTATTGATACCTTAGATCCTTCTCAACAAATCATTAAAATCGTTGACGAAGAGCTGACAGCGGTCCTTGGCTCTGAAACGGCTGAAATTGAAAAATCGTCTAAAATTCCGACCATTATCATGATGGTCGGTCTTCAAGGGGCCGGTAAAACCACTTTCGCTGGCAAACTTGCTAATAAGCTAGTTAAAGAAGAAAATGCGCGTCCTCTGATGATCGCTGCTGATATTTATCGGCCAGCTGCCATTGACCAGTTAAAAACTTTGGGACAACAAATTAATGTGCCAGTTTTTGATATGGGAACAGAGCATTCAGCCGTTGAGATTGTAAGTCAAGGTCTGGCTCAAGCCAAAGAAAATCGTAACGACTATGTTTTAATTGATACAGCCGGTCGTTTACAAATTGATGAGAAATTAATGACTGAGCTGCGTGATATCAAAGCTTTAGCCAATCCTAATGAAATTCTCTTGGTTGTTGATAGTATGATCGGTCAAGAAGCCGCAAATGTTGCACGCGAATTCAACCAACAATTAGAAGTCACTGGGGTTATTCTTACAAAAATTGATGGGGATACTCGCGGCGGTGCTGCGCTTTCCGTTCGTCAAATCACTGGAAAACCAATTAAATTCACTGGTACTGGCGAAAAGATTACCGATATTGAAACCTTCCATCCAGATCGCATGTCCTCTCGGATTTTGGGAATGGGAGACTTGCTTACCTTAATTGAGAAGGCTAGTCAGGATTATGATGAACAAAAATCAGCTGAATTAGCTGAAAAAATGCGTGAAAATTCCTTTGATTTCAATGATTTCATCGAACAATTAGATCAAGTTCAAAACATGGGACCAATGGAAGATATTCTTAAAATGATTCCTGGTATGGCTAATAATCCAGCTCTTGCCAATGTCAAAGTTGATGAAAGTGAAATTGCTAGAAAGCGTGCCATCGTATCATCAATGACACCTGAAGAACGTGAGAATCCTGACCTCTTAACTCCGAGCCGCAGACGTCGTATTGCTTCTGGTTCTGGTAATACTTTTGTTAATGTCAATAAATTCATCAAAGATTTTAATCAGGCTAAGAAGATGATGCAAGGTGTCATGTCTGGTGATATGAATAAGGTCATGAAACAAATGGGGATTAATCCTAATAATATGCCTAAAAACATGGACTCATCAGCTCTTGAAGGAATGATGGGACAAGGCAGTATGCCAGATATGTCAGCTTTGAGCGGTGCTAATATGGATATGAGTCAAATGTTTGGTGGGGGACTCAAAGGAAAAGTTGGCGAATTTGCTATGAAACAATCTATGAAGAAAATGGCTAAAAAAATGAAAAAAGCCAAAAAACGCAGAAAATAACAAATCACTTTATATCATTATGAATCATTTCAATAGAATCTACAATAGTATAAAATATCTATATAACGATCTTCCTAGTAAAATACAAATTATAATCATTGCTTTATTAGTTAGCCTTATTTATATTTTACCTTTATTGACTATTAGTAATGGAGTTTTAAATGGCGATGACCTGCATTTTCATATTGATAGAATGTTGGGTTTATCTAGCATATGGAAAAGTCCTGTTAATTTTAGGACTTTTTATAAAGTTGGGCAGGGAGTGAATTATTTTTATCCTTTTTACAGATATAAAAGACAAGTGGTAACAGTAGATAATCGGTTGGTATCTTCTGCTTTAAGCAAATCAGGTTCAACCGCTATTCATTTACCTAATGGTATCCATGAATTAGGGTTACTTATTATTATACTGCAGTAGCAAGAGTGGCATTTGTCACATCTATCATTGTCATTATCGTAACTATAATCTATGCTGTTTTGTATCATTTGATTGAAAAACATAGGATTGCTTTTAAGATTAGACAAGGTTTATTTATCTATTATTAATAGTTAAAGAGATATTTTATGACAAATAAAAAAAGTTTCCATTATAACAGAAATTTTTAAAAATTTCTGTTATAATGGAAACTAAAGGAGGCGTTTTATGATTTACATCGCTATTATTGGCGATCTCATTTCTTCAAAAACAATAATCAATCGCCCTAAAAGTCAAAAACAATTGCAAAATCTCTTAAATCAAATTAATAAAAAATACAAAGAACTATTAAAATCAGCTTTTACCATTACAACTGGTGATGAATTTCAAGCTTTATTGCTTCCTAATCCTCAACTTTTTCAAATTATTGATGAGATTGCACTTGGTTTCAAACCTTACCAAATTCGTTTTGGAGTGGGAAGCGGCAGTATTTTAACTGAAATTAACCCCGAACAGAGTATCGGTTCAGATGGACCTGCTTACTGGCGTGCCAGAGCCGCTATTGATTATATTCATGATAAAAATGATTATGGCAGTAACCATTTAGCAGTTGATTTAGAAGACACAGAAACGAGCCAACAAATCAATGCTATTTTAGCTGCCTGTGAATTTATAAAATCAAAGTGGACAGTTACTCAATACGAAGTGATTGACAGCTTATTACAAGCAGGGATTTATGAGGAAAAATTCTCTCACAAAAAAATGGCGGAAAAACTTGACTTAAGTCCCAGCAGTTTCAATAAACGCCTAAAGTCCAGCGGATTAAAAATATACCTCAGAAATAAAAGGGTGGCTACGACCTTATTGTTAAATGCCATTAGGAAGGAGAAGAGATGACTAAACTAAATGTTATATCACAGTTTTTGTCAAGCAATCCTGTCTTAACGCTCCTTTTAATAGCTCATTTTTTGGCTGATTTTCAGTGGCAAAGTCAGAAAATGGCTGATTTAAAATCTTCCGACTGGACTTATCTTATCAGACATCTTATCATTGTTGCTTTACCTTTAATATTACTTAGTGTTGTGATTCCTCATTCTTTTTTGGTATTATCTTTGATTTTTCTCAGTCATGTTCTTATTGATAGTGGTAAATTACTGTTAAACTCATTCTACAAGGATAGGGCATTTGCCAAAGCTGTTTTTCTCATTGATCAAAGTCTGCATATCATTATGATGGTTGTCTTTTATCAATTTTATACAAAAATAAACATACACTGGCTTAGTGATTTTCAGTATTTTTTAAAGTTAATGCTGTTTCTTATTCTCATCACTAAACCAGTAAATATTATTTTTAAGCTTTTCTTTAGTAAATATCAAGTTAAAGATAATATTGAAGATGAAACCATTACAGGGGCTGGTGCGACGATTGGCTTATTAGAGCGGCTGATTATGGGAATTTTTCTCTTATTTGGACAATTCGCTTCCATTGGTTTAGTGTTTACAGCGAAATCTATTGCTCGTTATGATAAAATCGCTAAGAATCAAGCTTTTTCAGAATACTATCTTATCGGTTCTCTATTTAGTATTATTTGTGTTTTAATCATTTATGCTATCTGTTTAATCTAAAAAAGATTTAGACTTCTCTTGCCTGAGAAATCTAAATCTTTTTATTTTTGTAAAAGAAATGAATGAATTGAACACGAATAATATAGTGGAGGTATCTTATGTATTCAATTCATTCTGCAAAAGAAGCGCTATTGCCTAGAGAACGTCTCATGACTTATGGTTCTGAAAGTTTGAGCAATCAAGAATTGTTGGCTATATTATTGCGAACTGGTACTAAAAAGGAACATGTTCTCAATCTCTCAACAAAAATTTTAAATGGTCTAGATAGCTTAGCCGATTTTCGCAGTTTATCCTTAGAAGAACTTCAGGAAATTGAAGGAATCGGTCAAGTACGATCGGTAGAAATTAAAGCTATGCTGGAATTATCCAAAAGAATCAATCAAGCTGAATACAATTTTAAAGAACGTATTTTAAGCAGTGAACGTTTGGCAAAAATAATGATGAGTGAATTAGGTGATAAGAGGCAGGAACACCTTATTGCTATATATCTTGACACTCAAAATCGTGTGATAAAAAAGCAAGTCATTTTTATTGGCAGCGTCAGACGATCTGTTGCTGAACCCCGGGAAATCCTTCATTATGCTTGTAAAAGTATGGCAACATCACTTATTATTGTCCATAATCATCCTTCAGGCTCAACTTATCCAAGCGAGAATGATTTGCGATTTACAGAAAAATAAAACGATCCTGCGATGATTTAGGAATCGTCTTTTTAGATCATATTATTGTCGGGAAAAAAGAATATTACAGTTTTCGTGAGGAAACAGATCTTGTTTAAAGTTCTCTAACAACATAATTGAAAAGTTCTTGATCTTCTTTTCGTGATTCAAGCAGCAGTTCAGGGTGCCATTGAACACCTAGAAAAGTAATATCAGAATTACGAGATATCACTGCTTCAATAGTATCATCAGTAGGATCATAAGCAATAATTTCCAAATCATCTGCAAGACGTTTAATACTTTGATGATGGAAGGAATTAATTGAAGTAGAGCTGCCGTAAATTTTTTCTAGAGCGGTATCAGGCTTAATTAGCATATTTTGGCTGAGATAGTCAGT comes from Streptococcus troglodytae and encodes:
- a CDS encoding GntR family transcriptional regulator, which codes for MLPAYIRIHDQIKKEIDEGLWKIGDRLPSERDLAERFEVSRMTLRQAITLLVEEGILERRVGSGTYIASSRVQEKMRGTTSFTEIVKSQGKTPSTKLISYRRVHPSEQEIKFLEIKPKSYIIRMERVRYADDIPVVFEVTAIPEKIIKSFKKEAITKHFFKTLTDHGFVIGKSQQTISASNANEMTADYLAISRGHAVLTLAQVSYFENGMPFEYVRSQYVGERFEFYLENK
- a CDS encoding GntR family transcriptional regulator — encoded protein: METKERMISSPRYQKVAIGIAQRIVDGKFPLGQKIKSRSTLASYFNVSPETARKAINVLADLDIVSIRQGSGVIVVSRDKAIEYLEKFEATAGLKEMKQDIQKSLLKQKQELDAMNKMMDTFLSQASLIRKKFPFEPFELLLDHDSANLNKSLADLNLWHQTGATVVALKSKGELLLSPGPYATVRKGDILYFVGDDLAFSRMKNLFDIL
- a CDS encoding quaternary amine ABC transporter ATP-binding protein, with protein sequence MNKLEIKHLTKIFGKKQKAALEMIKEQKSKTEILEKTGATVGVYDVSFDVKEGEVFVIMGLSGSGKSTLVRLLNRLIEPSSGDVYINGKDIAKMNTEELREVRRHTLNMVFQNFGLFPHKTILENTEFGLELRGVPKEECVELAERALDNSNLLAFKDQYPSQLSGGMQQRVGLARALANDPEILLMDEAFSALDPLIRKEMQDELLDLQEKVQKTIIFITHDLNEALRIGDRIALMKDGHIMQIGTGEEILTEPANDFVREFVEDVDRSKVLTAQNIMIKPLTTAVETDGPQVALTRMHNEEVSMLMATNRRRQLMGSLSAEAAIEARRKGLSLKDAVDPNVRTVSKDTVITDIMPLIYDSAAPIAVTDDNNRLLGVIIKGRVIEALANTKDDTEAEGEEE
- a CDS encoding ABC transporter permease/substrate binding protein, which encodes MNLILQGKLPVADWIEDLTNWLTHTFSGLFNLIQSVGNFIMDGITNTLLFVNPLLLIILVTLVAFFLARKKWTLPTFTLLGLLFIYNQGLWDDLVNTFTLVLVSSFISIVIGIPLGIWMAKNNTVKQIINPILDFMQTMPAFVYLIPAVAFFGIGIVPGVFASVIFALPPTVRFTNLAIREIPTELIEAADAFGSTSRQKLFKVELPLAKNTIMAGINQTIMLALSMVVTGSMIGAPGLGRGVLSALQHADIGSGFVNGLALVILAIVIDRFSQTANQRTKDANQKKNKTNTIIALAALVLFVFAGIARLFVQGQSAGGGQTIKLSYVEWDSEVASTNVLAQVLKDQGYKVEMTPLDNAVMWQSVSKGETDAMVSAWLPNTHGDQYKKYKNNIVDLGPNLKGVKLGLAVPTYMKNVNRIEDLTDQADKKITGIEPGAGIMKAANKALKSYSNLSDWKLVSASTGAMTTALDQAYKNKKDIVVTAWSPHWMFAKYKLKYLKDPKKDFGSVESIHSITRKGLKKDIPNANKIIDKFNWTQKDMEAVMLDINNGMSPEKAAKKWIKEHPKKVASWTSNK
- a CDS encoding putative DNA-binding protein; its protein translation is MNALFEFYAALLTDKQMNYIELYYADDYSLAEIAEEFDVSRQAVYDNIKRTEKILEDYEMKLHMYSDYVVRSEIFDAIVKKYPNDPYLQDKISILTTIDNRD
- the ffh gene encoding signal recognition particle protein, with protein sequence MAFESLTERLQGVFKNLRGKRKLSEKDVQEVTKEIRLALLEADVALPVVKEFIKRVRERAIGHEVIDTLDPSQQIIKIVDEELTAVLGSETAEIEKSSKIPTIIMMVGLQGAGKTTFAGKLANKLVKEENARPLMIAADIYRPAAIDQLKTLGQQINVPVFDMGTEHSAVEIVSQGLAQAKENRNDYVLIDTAGRLQIDEKLMTELRDIKALANPNEILLVVDSMIGQEAANVAREFNQQLEVTGVILTKIDGDTRGGAALSVRQITGKPIKFTGTGEKITDIETFHPDRMSSRILGMGDLLTLIEKASQDYDEQKSAELAEKMRENSFDFNDFIEQLDQVQNMGPMEDILKMIPGMANNPALANVKVDESEIARKRAIVSSMTPEERENPDLLTPSRRRRIASGSGNTFVNVNKFIKDFNQAKKMMQGVMSGDMNKVMKQMGINPNNMPKNMDSSALEGMMGQGSMPDMSALSGANMDMSQMFGGGLKGKVGEFAMKQSMKKMAKKMKKAKKRRK
- a CDS encoding SatD family protein, translated to MIYIAIIGDLISSKTIINRPKSQKQLQNLLNQINKKYKELLKSAFTITTGDEFQALLLPNPQLFQIIDEIALGFKPYQIRFGVGSGSILTEINPEQSIGSDGPAYWRARAAIDYIHDKNDYGSNHLAVDLEDTETSQQINAILAACEFIKSKWTVTQYEVIDSLLQAGIYEEKFSHKKMAEKLDLSPSSFNKRLKSSGLKIYLRNKRVATTLLLNAIRKEKR
- a CDS encoding DUF3307 domain-containing protein, which gives rise to MTKLNVISQFLSSNPVLTLLLIAHFLADFQWQSQKMADLKSSDWTYLIRHLIIVALPLILLSVVIPHSFLVLSLIFLSHVLIDSGKLLLNSFYKDRAFAKAVFLIDQSLHIIMMVVFYQFYTKINIHWLSDFQYFLKLMLFLILITKPVNIIFKLFFSKYQVKDNIEDETITGAGATIGLLERLIMGIFLLFGQFASIGLVFTAKSIARYDKIAKNQAFSEYYLIGSLFSIICVLIIYAICLI